A DNA window from Ornithodoros turicata isolate Travis chromosome 10, ASM3712646v1, whole genome shotgun sequence contains the following coding sequences:
- the LOC135370454 gene encoding uncharacterized protein LOC135370454: MVGDAPTALNHNIHFMVSLNSKKHDRYRKRHRTDALITQSLDLTPEPWFAKVLIIHGEDESKPLSNVSPFAIAKELEKAIGKSYSAKKLTTGDLQIEVQTRQQSSTLVSLNRIAGIPVTVSRHRTLNIVKGVISEHELIDCSDPEIEEGLKDEGVVTARRITMRRNGTEIATKHIVLSFQLHKLPTTIKAGYINCHVRPYIPNPRRCFKCQRFGHGSQVCRGQATCPKCAGTDHAAESCEKDVRCANCKGNHPVYSRSCPRWKEEKDILKVKVTQNLSYRDAKAQVEFSKREPSPKWCAGE; encoded by the coding sequence atggtgggtgacgcacctactgcactgaaccaCAACATTCATTTTATGGTTTCTTTAAACTCAAAAAAACATGATCGGTACCGAAAGCGGCACCGCACCGATGCACTAATTACACAATCACTGGACCTCACACCagaaccatggtttgcaaaggTCCTCATCATCCACGGAGAAGATGAGTCTAAGCCCCTGAGCAATGTATCACCATTTGCGATCGCGAAGGAACTGGAAAAAGCCATTGGGAAGTCCTATTCCGCGAAAAAGCTGActacaggagacttgcagatcGAAGTCCAGACACGACAGCAAAGCTCAACTCTGGTTTCCCTAAACAGAATTGCTGGCATACCTGTTACCGTTTCGAGGCATCGTACGCTGAACATCGTGAAGGGCGTGATATCGGAACATGAACTTATCGATTGTTCAGATCCCGAGATCGAAGAAGGTCTAAAGGATGAAGGTGTTGTGACAGCGCGGCGAATAACCATGCGTCGAAACGGTACGGAGATTGCCACTAAACACAttgtcctttcctttcaattACATAAGCTTCCCACTACCATTAAAGCAGGGTACATAAACTGTCACGTCCGGCCATATATCCCAAATCCGCGGAGGTGCTTCAAGTGCCAACGTTTCGGCCACGGGTCGCAAGTCTGTCGTGGACAGGCTACTTGTCCGAAATGCGCTGGCACGGATCACGCTGCAGAATCCTGTGAGAAGGATGTCAGATGTGCAAACTGTAAAGGTAATCATCCTGTCTACTCTCGTTCCTGTCCACGGTGGAAGGAAGAGAAAGACATACTGAAGGTCAAAGTTACACAGAATCTTTCGTACCGAGATGCAAAAGCACAGGTTGAGTTTTCAAAAAGGGAACCTTCTCCGAaatggtgcgcaggggagtag